The genome window TTTCATCGAATTCCAGAACGGGATGGCCCAGCATTTTGATCAGGATTTTTCGCAGGGCTACGTGCGCCCGGTGCGACTGTGGCCCGATGATTAAAGGCGGCTTTCCTTGCGGGCGCGGCTGTGGCAGGACTCGATTTTGGGAAGCTCTTCGGGCGGATGGATAACGAGATTGATCTCGGCCTCGCCCGTCTCCGAGTATTCGATCGAGGCAATGCGGTAACGGTCGGTTTCGACACCTTCGACCTGGCCGGAATATTGATAGAGCGCCGAGCGCAGGGCGTCCCATTCCAGATACACCAGAAACTGTTC of Nitrospina watsonii contains these proteins:
- a CDS encoding iron-sulfur cluster assembly scaffold protein, with the protein product MPCKDSSALMSVQLDAGDRLLNYAFNKITCSRNIGAENNYRDFCRGKTVQDILDIQFSTLIETLNLIDTEEQFLVYLEWDALRSALYQYSGQVEGVETDRYRIASIEYSETGEAEINLVIHPPEELPKIESCHSRARKESRL